ATTGGTGATATTAGCTGCGATATAAACGGCTCGATAGAAATTACTTACAAAGCTACTAAACCCGATAATCCAGCTTTCACTTATAATTTTAAAGATGATTCATTCAAAGACGGAGTGCATAACAAAGGTGGAATTACTGTTATGGCAGTAGATAATTTACCCTGCGAATTTCCGGGTGAAGCTTCAATTGCATTCTCATCGGTTCTAAAAGAATTTGCCCATCAAATTGCCAAAGCAGATTTTCATAATGATTTTGATGAATTAGAATTACCTGAACCAATCAAAAGAGCATTGGTTCTTCATAAAGGAAAATTAACCAAAGATTATCAGTATTTAAGTTCATTCTTAAATAAGGAGGAAAAATGAAAAAGGTACTTGTACTCGGTGCTGGCTTGGTTAGCAAACCAGGTGTTCAGTATTTATTAAAACAAAAAGATATTGAAGTTACTGTGGCTTCCAGAACTGTTAGTAAAGCAGAAAAATTAATAAAAGGATTTCCAAACGGAAAAGCTGTTGAAGTAAATGTGGAAAACCAAGATGACTTAGCAAAGGTAGTTAAAGACTGTGACATAGCTATAAGTCTGTTACCATGGATTCATCATTTAAAAGTTGCTGACTTTTGTATTGAATACGGTAAACATATGGTAACTACTTCCTATGTAAGCGAAGGAATGAAAAAGTTGGATGAACCGGCTAAACAAAAAGGATTATTGTTCTTAAACGAACTTGGCGTTGATCCAGGAATTGATCATATGTCGGCAATGAAAATTATTGATGAAGTATATGCTGAAGGTGGAAAAGTGCTCCACTTCTATTCATATTGTGGTGGTTTGCCCGCACCGGAGAATAATGATAATCCATTTGGTTATAAATTTTCCTGGAGTCCAAGAGGTGTGGTTCTTGCTTCCCGCAACTCATCTAAGTTTTTGGAGAATGGTGAAATTGTTAATATCGAAGGGAAAAATTTATTTCTGAACTTTAAGGTTGAAGAGATTGAAGGACTTGGAAAATTTGAAGTTTATCCAAATAGAGATTCTACCCCATACAAAGAAATCTATGGTTTGAAAGATGCACTTACTGTTAAACGAGGTACTTACAGAAACATTGGATGGTGCGAAACATTTAAGAAGATTGTGGATTTAGATTTAGTAGATGAAACTCCACGCGAGGAATTAAAAGATGTAACCTTCAAACAAATGATGGCTAAAATTGTTGGCTGTAAAGAAACAGATGATGTAAAAGCTAAGGTGGCAGAAAAAATTAATTTGCCTGTTGATCATCATGTTCTTGGCAGGCTGGAATGGCTTGGTTTATTCTCTGATGATAAAGTTTCTAAAATAAATAACAGGTTAGATATACTCAGTGATCGACTCCAGGAAAAACTTGTTTTTAAGGAAGGTGAGAAAGATTTGTTAATTCTGCGTCATCGTTTTATTGTTGAAAACAAAGATAAAACAAAAGATATGATCACTTCCACATTAATTGATTTCGGAATTCCTTTCGGTGATTCATCTATGGCAAGAACAGTTAGCTTGCCAATGGCTATTGGAACAAAGCTTCTTGCGGAAGGCAAAATTAAAGCAAGTGGAGTTCATATTCCTAATACTAAAGATCTGTACGAACCAATCCTGACTGAATTGGAAACATTGAACATTAAAATGGATGAAAAACGGTGGAGAATCTAACAATTTCGGATTGCTGATTTTTGATCATGGAATTTAAAAAGTATTGTAATTCATAATTCATTTTTTTTATATTTGAATTGTCTTTTTTCACAAATTAAACTACTTGCTTGATGCGGCTCCACAGTGGAGCCGTCATCATTTTAAAACAGCCTACCCCTTAATCCCCTTCCTAAGGAAGGGGAAAGGAAATCTCAATCAACAAATTTGGAAACAGAGATATTTTATTTTTTTATTCGTTGATATTAAAGAGTTTTTATAAGTTTAGGATATAAATTGTTTTTAATTCAATTTAAGAATTGCATATGTCAAGAAACAAAGATTTAGAATTAGTTGGATCAAAGTCCCCCTCTTTGGGAGGGGGATTTAGGGGGAGGCTATTTATCGTCAGCACTCCGATTGGTAATTTAAAAGATATAACACTCCGCGCGTTGGAAGTTCTACGAGATGTAGATTTTGTTATTTGCGAAGATACAAGAGTAACCGGAGTATTGCTTAACCATTATGAAATTAAAAAAGAATTGATCTCATTCAATGCTCACAGCGAATCTTCTAAAATAAATTTTGTGTTGGAACGAATAAGAAATGGAAAATCCTGCGCATTGGTTTCTGATGCTGGTACACCTGGGATCTCTGATCCAGGAGTACGATTGGTTAATGCTGCAATTAAGGAAGAAATACCGGTTGAACCAATTCCCGGAGTTTCTGCTGTTATTACTGCTTTAAGCATTGCCGGACTTCCAACGGATTCATTCATCTTCGAAGGATTTATTCCCCAGAAAAAAGGAAGGCAGAAAATATTAAAGCAGCTTGCTGAGGAAGATAGAACAATTGTTTTGTACGAATCAACTTACAGGATTGAAAAGCTCCTGAATGAATTAAACGAATTTATGCCTGAGAGATTTGTTGTTGTTGCACGAGAACTTACTAAAAAATTTGAAGAAGTCTGGCGGGGTGATGCAGCCCAATTGGTTGAAGAAGTAAAATCAAAAACAATAAAAGGCGAGTTTGTGGTTATTATCGCTCCGAAAAATTGGAAAGAACAGATTGTTTAATTAAAACCGGAAAGAGAAATGAAATCGAATCATTTTTATTATTTTATTTCTCTTTCCGGTTATATCAAAAAAAAAAAACTACTTA
The DNA window shown above is from Ignavibacteriales bacterium and carries:
- a CDS encoding saccharopine dehydrogenase NADP-binding domain-containing protein, whose translation is MKKVLVLGAGLVSKPGVQYLLKQKDIEVTVASRTVSKAEKLIKGFPNGKAVEVNVENQDDLAKVVKDCDIAISLLPWIHHLKVADFCIEYGKHMVTTSYVSEGMKKLDEPAKQKGLLFLNELGVDPGIDHMSAMKIIDEVYAEGGKVLHFYSYCGGLPAPENNDNPFGYKFSWSPRGVVLASRNSSKFLENGEIVNIEGKNLFLNFKVEEIEGLGKFEVYPNRDSTPYKEIYGLKDALTVKRGTYRNIGWCETFKKIVDLDLVDETPREELKDVTFKQMMAKIVGCKETDDVKAKVAEKINLPVDHHVLGRLEWLGLFSDDKVSKINNRLDILSDRLQEKLVFKEGEKDLLILRHRFIVENKDKTKDMITSTLIDFGIPFGDSSMARTVSLPMAIGTKLLAEGKIKASGVHIPNTKDLYEPILTELETLNIKMDEKRWRI
- the rsmI gene encoding 16S rRNA (cytidine(1402)-2'-O)-methyltransferase is translated as MSRNKDLELVGSKSPSLGGGFRGRLFIVSTPIGNLKDITLRALEVLRDVDFVICEDTRVTGVLLNHYEIKKELISFNAHSESSKINFVLERIRNGKSCALVSDAGTPGISDPGVRLVNAAIKEEIPVEPIPGVSAVITALSIAGLPTDSFIFEGFIPQKKGRQKILKQLAEEDRTIVLYESTYRIEKLLNELNEFMPERFVVVARELTKKFEEVWRGDAAQLVEEVKSKTIKGEFVVIIAPKNWKEQIV